The Candidatus Brocadiia bacterium nucleotide sequence TCATTAATAGCGCCACATCCATCAAAAACATTAATAACGAAACGATTACGCTATCCGATTTTGATTCATACCTTAAGTACCATGAAAACACATATTTTAAAATAATATCTACGACGGTGTCCGGGGATAAATACATCTCAAGCATTGTTATCACCGCAGATCTCGGAAGCAATTTTGATTATACAGGCAAAATAGATTCCGGGAATGTGAATATAACGGATAACAAGATAACTATAAACGGATCTGATATGGCGATCGGCGCCGGCACTATTATAAAAGATTCGGACGGCAATTTAATAGACCTGTCGCAGCTTGAGCAGATAGTAAACGGTAACTCCGCAAATTCGATAGATACGATGATCAGCATCTTTGCTACTCGCGCTCTTGATGGATCTATAATAGTTGTAAATTTAGATGTGCTGACAAAGGTCGAACCTTTGAATACCGTATCCTCCACAGATACGATCGATTCTATAGATGGACTCAATATAGTTTTTGGCGGAGTCACTTATGACCTGGCGGACGGATTTACTATATTAAATACGGCTACCGGTATAACTATGACGGTCGAAGAGCTTGAAACCGAAATGCTCTCTTATTTGCAGTTATCGATCCCTGTAGTTGCTACAGCCGAATTTACCGGCGAGGGCACAGAGGTTAAGATAGCGCGTATTAAGGTCGGCATGTTCTTCTTCGTTAATTCCATATCGGAAGCGTCCAGTACTATCACGCCGTCTATGAGCGGCCAGATGACGATCGGCACAGCTCTCGATTCGTTCAGCCTGGGCGGTGTCGTATTTACGGTAGATCCTTCCTCAGTTGTAATAACAGATGCCTTCGGCTCATCTATAAGCTGGAATGACCTGAAGAAATTCTATGCCGGCAACAATACCAGCGGGATCCCGACATATGTAAATATCGATCCCGAGGTCGCAAATGACGGATCGACATGGATCTGGAAAGCGCTGAAGATTAAACTTACCACAGATCTCTCCAGCAACGTAGGAGGTAAGCTGGACGACGCGGATGACACTGCGAATACCATAACCGTCCAGGGCAGGACTATCGACATCTCCGCGGCATCTATAGTTAAAAAAGACGGAACCGTGCTTACTCTGCAGTACCTATATGATCTGTTTAATGTAAGCGGCCATGTTATCGATGATTTCGACGATGTACAGCGGGTTATAGTGATGAACGGCACCCTTTACAATATAGCCGCGGATGCCGAAGCTTACGATGCTACAGGCGCCGGAATAAGCTTGTCATCTCTCTACCATATTTTTAACACTAACAAATTGAACATCATTTCAACTTACGCCAAGCTCACAACCGATGGAGAAGGCAATGTGATCAAGATCGAATTGAATAATCCACCCGTGCCCATATATGTCGATGTCGAAGTGAATAAAGCGTCCGGGCAGTTAGTAGCTCACAAAGTGACCGTCAATATAGATGAAACGCAGGGCTTTACAACAGCCGAAATGATAGATTACTTCAGCTCGACCACGCCTTTTGTTACGATAAACGGAACGAGGGTCAATCTGGACGGCACTTCTACCGTCTTAAAAGACCTGACCAACCCGTTGAACCCGCAGTCGATAGACCTTACGGCTCTGGCCCAGCAGATTAGAGACAGCGCTACACCTGTCTATTTCACGGCTGATATTAAAAAAGGTAAAAATACGGCTGATACGGGCGAAATAATATACGGCGGCATACGTGCTGTCGATGCCGCAACCCGCTCGAGCATAATAAGCAAGGTATCGACTTGGCTCAATACTGTAAGCGGCAAGACGACTCAGGCTATTACGAACATACTGTCGTGGCTGAATTCCCAGTCAGAACACTTTGGAGTAAGCGCTTTTGACTCTATGGCGCTTTTACTCAATCCTGTAAAAGCGGTTACCGATTACGCTGTCATGGCCGCGCAAATGATAATAAAGGATATAACCGGGGGAGCTATTTCGAATACGCCCACCGGCCAACTGCAAATATCTCTTACTACGATGAAAGAGATGGCGGCGCTTTTGGCAGGCGTACCTCAGACTTACGCTTATAATATCAGCTTCGATCAGCTTAAAGCGTCCGTAAAGGCAGGGCCGGTCATTGCTCACGTCGGCGGAGATCACTACGTAACGGTTATGGGTGTGGACCCCTACGGCATGGTCACGATGTATGATAACTATACCCTGACCACTGTTACCAAAGCGCAGTTTACCGCGAAGTGGAGCGGGACGGTCCTTGCGCTGACACAGCCTGCTACCGGTACGCCTATAAGCGATGCCAGCGCCGCATTGATAAAGGGCGCCGGGATAGAGGGTTGGCTCGACATGGGCAATAACGTCTATAATTACTGGTATGGCGCG carries:
- a CDS encoding cysteine peptidase family C39 domain-containing protein — protein: INSATSIKNINNETITLSDFDSYLKYHENTYFKIISTTVSGDKYISSIVITADLGSNFDYTGKIDSGNVNITDNKITINGSDMAIGAGTIIKDSDGNLIDLSQLEQIVNGNSANSIDTMISIFATRALDGSIIVVNLDVLTKVEPLNTVSSTDTIDSIDGLNIVFGGVTYDLADGFTILNTATGITMTVEELETEMLSYLQLSIPVVATAEFTGEGTEVKIARIKVGMFFFVNSISEASSTITPSMSGQMTIGTALDSFSLGGVVFTVDPSSVVITDAFGSSISWNDLKKFYAGNNTSGIPTYVNIDPEVANDGSTWIWKALKIKLTTDLSSNVGGKLDDADDTANTITVQGRTIDISAASIVKKDGTVLTLQYLYDLFNVSGHVIDDFDDVQRVIVMNGTLYNIAADAEAYDATGAGISLSSLYHIFNTNKLNIISTYAKLTTDGEGNVIKIELNNPPVPIYVDVEVNKASGQLVAHKVTVNIDETQGFTTAEMIDYFSSTTPFVTINGTRVNLDGTSTVLKDLTNPLNPQSIDLTALAQQIRDSATPVYFTADIKKGKNTADTGEIIYGGIRAVDAATRSSIISKVSTWLNTVSGKTTQAITNILSWLNSQSEHFGVSAFDSMALLLNPVKAVTDYAVMAAQMIIKDITGGAISNTPTGQLQISLTTMKEMAALLAGVPQTYAYNISFDQLKASVKAGPVIAHVGGDHYVTVMGVDPYGMVTMYDNYTLTTVTKAQFTAKWSGTVLALTQPATGTPISDASAALIKGAGIEGWLDMGNNVYNYWYGAQEADKEALTDAEALGIVMRTDSYNAQGETTDIRFYAKDPTELSNYKFLYDIQPNNDNNNQDSWIKKIAPDILVPDNYWVWYYTKDTDGSYVAGLVLDYGSSDDGLLNHRPLQALWFPAIDYKYTDRFAGTQRWNTLNALNLTMDQDIPYMPINQYMLAESFQSMMWAYNYYMESRDLFENGQSSYINAAYSAINSAADVSSTKVSAALSQYWSSVSSNAGSYINAMGSEWKNMGSTAFSTYTNTTSSVKTFIQKVMDNWRQRWHWGPSDVYGEGASIAKIVQLMMDAYNAYKADDQYIKGSEMYDWAAPWTAFKTTATSNFDQAVNLLDANKSGSNAYNILQSFTDAISEINTIAVSLGSSQL